A stretch of ANME-2 cluster archaeon DNA encodes these proteins:
- the hyfB gene encoding hydrogenase 4 subunit B: protein MISTNLFFGIVGTYLSGAVLAIILHKKDYLATYASFVSSIIASILGTVFSLSVIFGSDISFELPGTSLIHFGFFIDKLSAFFILVISITVFAVSIYSLGYVKEYFGKKDIGYLGFLYNTFILSMILVTTCNNAIFFLIAWEVMSVISYFLVLYEHEKPQTRKAGFIYIVMTHIGTGFIIISFLIFIGASGSFDFDTFVGAGTQLPPFLKNLAFLFALLGFGTKAGIVPLHIWLPYAHPAAPSNVSALMSGVMIKTAIYMFIRVFFDFLGATELWWGILLLVLASVSALVGVMYALMEHDMKRLLAYHSVENIGIILIGVSIAMIFMSSGQPELAAFGLIAGLYHLVNHAVFKSLLFMGAGSLIYSTHTKNIEDYGGLIKKMPWTALFFLIGAISISALPPFNGFVSEWLTFQAQLLSINLTDNITKIAVLFSGAGLALTSALAAACFVKAFGISFLAIPRSHHAEDAKEVPISMLTGMGILSIACIALGVLPWYIVRILDSISMQHVGTSIGSRMGGGLFITSLSEHPASISPLVIALLVFVVLPLPFIVYLYVRRTSIREYETWGCGQPVIGSRNEYTSTAFSKPIRMWFANIYRPHREIQTTYTDSPYLKKRIIFDSQINPVFEKYLYGPVIWIVLNISRLMTLIQTGYIQTYLLYILITLVIALIYVGSGG, encoded by the coding sequence ATGATATCTACGAATCTGTTTTTTGGAATAGTAGGTACATATTTATCAGGTGCAGTGCTGGCCATCATCCTTCATAAAAAAGATTATCTCGCCACGTATGCATCTTTCGTAAGCTCGATCATTGCATCCATTCTCGGAACTGTTTTTTCCTTATCAGTGATATTCGGAAGTGATATTTCCTTTGAATTGCCCGGAACATCCCTGATACATTTCGGCTTTTTTATCGATAAGCTTTCCGCATTTTTCATATTAGTTATATCCATTACCGTTTTTGCAGTCTCCATCTATTCCCTGGGTTATGTAAAGGAGTATTTTGGGAAAAAGGATATCGGTTACCTTGGTTTTTTGTATAATACATTCATCCTGTCAATGATCCTTGTAACCACCTGCAATAATGCCATCTTCTTTTTGATCGCCTGGGAAGTGATGTCAGTAATATCTTATTTCCTTGTATTATATGAACATGAAAAACCGCAAACAAGGAAAGCCGGTTTTATCTACATAGTGATGACCCATATCGGAACAGGGTTCATAATCATATCATTCCTGATATTTATTGGTGCAAGCGGCAGTTTCGATTTTGATACGTTCGTGGGTGCTGGTACACAACTGCCACCATTTTTAAAGAACCTCGCATTTTTATTCGCACTTCTCGGTTTCGGGACAAAGGCCGGTATCGTCCCATTGCACATCTGGCTCCCTTATGCTCACCCGGCCGCACCCAGCAATGTATCGGCACTGATGTCCGGGGTAATGATCAAGACTGCTATATACATGTTCATCAGGGTCTTTTTTGATTTCCTGGGAGCTACTGAATTGTGGTGGGGAATACTACTTCTGGTCTTAGCCTCGGTATCGGCGCTTGTGGGAGTAATGTATGCATTGATGGAACATGATATGAAACGACTGCTTGCCTACCACAGCGTTGAAAATATTGGCATCATCCTGATTGGAGTGAGCATTGCCATGATCTTCATGTCTTCGGGACAGCCTGAACTGGCGGCATTTGGATTGATCGCCGGGCTCTATCACCTGGTAAACCATGCAGTATTCAAATCCCTGCTCTTTATGGGAGCCGGTTCATTGATCTATTCGACCCATACAAAAAATATCGAAGATTACGGAGGACTCATAAAAAAGATGCCCTGGACTGCCCTTTTTTTCCTGATCGGAGCCATCTCGATTTCGGCTCTGCCCCCATTTAATGGTTTTGTGAGCGAATGGCTTACGTTCCAGGCCCAGTTGCTCAGTATCAATCTTACTGATAACATTACGAAAATTGCGGTACTTTTCAGCGGGGCAGGTCTCGCCCTCACCAGTGCCCTGGCAGCAGCTTGTTTCGTTAAGGCATTTGGCATAAGTTTTCTTGCAATCCCAAGAAGCCATCACGCAGAGGACGCAAAAGAGGTACCCATCTCAATGTTGACCGGAATGGGCATTCTTTCAATTGCATGCATTGCTCTTGGCGTTTTGCCATGGTATATTGTCAGGATTCTTGATTCAATATCCATGCAACATGTAGGAACAAGTATAGGTTCCAGGATGGGGGGTGGACTTTTTATTACTTCACTGTCTGAGCATCCTGCAAGTATTTCCCCCCTTGTTATCGCCCTCCTGGTATTCGTTGTACTGCCCCTGCCATTCATTGTGTATCTTTATGTACGCCGGACCTCCATACGGGAATATGAGACCTGGGGATGTGGCCAACCCGTAATTGGTTCACGAAATGAATATACTTCAACAGCTTTCTCAAAACCCATACGCATGTGGTTCGCCAATATCTACCGGCCTCACAGGGAGATCCAGACCACGTACACTGATTCCCCGTACCTTAAAAAAAGGATTATTTTCGATTCACAAATAAATCCGGTATTTGAAAAGTATTTGTATGGTCCTGTCATCTGGATCGTTCTTAATATATCAAGACTGATGACGCTTATCCAGACCGGATACATACAAACATATCTCCTTTACATACTCATCACCCTGGTAATTGCATTGATATATGTAGGTAGTGGAGGATGA
- a CDS encoding NADH-quinone oxidoreductase subunit B family protein has product MTIEDEVQIMGQQLRSRITKIFGRSLHIREVDAGSCNGCEVEVNSLSNPIYDIERFGVHIVASPRHADMLLVTGPVTRNMELALLKTYNATPSPKLVAAMGSCACNGGIFGDTYASGGGVDRVLPVDIYIPGCPPRPQAVIFGLMMAMNRFEQKIKRTEVVA; this is encoded by the coding sequence ATGACGATTGAAGATGAGGTCCAGATAATGGGGCAGCAGTTGCGCTCCAGAATAACGAAGATATTCGGCCGCTCGCTGCATATACGTGAAGTGGATGCTGGTTCATGCAATGGCTGCGAGGTTGAAGTGAACTCACTCTCAAATCCAATCTACGATATTGAGCGGTTCGGTGTACATATCGTGGCTTCTCCCCGCCATGCGGATATGCTGCTGGTGACCGGTCCGGTTACAAGGAACATGGAACTTGCCCTGCTCAAGACCTATAATGCAACCCCTTCACCCAAACTGGTGGCCGCCATGGGGTCATGTGCATGCAATGGCGGGATATTTGGCGATACGTACGCAAGCGGCGGTGGTGTTGACAGGGTATTGCCGGTGGATATCTATATCCCTGGCTGTCCCCCCAGGCCCCAGGCCGTGATATTCGGCCTGATGATGGCAATGAATAGATTCGAGCAGAAGATCAAAAGAACAGAGGTAGTAGCATGA
- a CDS encoding hydrogenase 4 subunit F, translating into MIEYLLLAPLLTSILCAFTNSRKQIETISIAGSITTLGLGLVLVYNVFRYGPIVTWENSLFADAFSAFIVLIVSLVGFVASMYSIGYMGHEFEHGIMDVKKLKLYYILYHLFMFTMLLVGVTNNLGLWIAIEMTTLVSALLMILYSRKSSIEAAWKYMVICTVGITFALFGTILTYYAAVKILGETGNALNWTSLIEVADQFDPTIMKLAFIFILIGYGTKAGLAPMHTWLPDAHSEAPTPVSALLSGVLLNCAMYGIIRFYTIATASTGDAFTSNLLIIFGLLSLGIAVPFIILQEDYKRLLAYSSVEHMGIIAIGIGFGGTFGILGAILHMFNHAMTKSLMFFAVGNVLLKHDTKEISKVSGIVKSMPVTGTMLILGGLAITGSPPFSIFISEFTILASGFSQGHVVSSVLLLLFIIMIFAGFFNHISNMAFGIPKTGIITGDMSRWTLGAMGILLVFVLFLGIYIPTFFYDMLMQVVEIVG; encoded by the coding sequence ATGATAGAATATCTTCTCCTTGCTCCCTTGCTTACCAGTATATTGTGCGCCTTCACAAACAGTCGAAAACAGATTGAGACCATAAGCATCGCAGGTTCCATTACCACCCTGGGTCTTGGCCTGGTACTCGTATACAACGTGTTCAGATACGGGCCTATCGTCACATGGGAAAATTCCCTCTTTGCCGACGCTTTCAGCGCATTTATTGTATTGATCGTTTCCCTGGTCGGTTTCGTGGCATCGATGTATTCGATCGGGTATATGGGCCACGAATTCGAACATGGCATAATGGATGTCAAAAAGCTGAAACTGTATTATATCCTGTACCATCTCTTCATGTTCACGATGCTGCTGGTGGGTGTTACCAATAACCTGGGATTATGGATAGCCATCGAGATGACCACCCTGGTATCAGCACTCTTAATGATCCTGTACTCCAGGAAATCCTCAATTGAAGCTGCCTGGAAATATATGGTTATCTGTACCGTAGGTATCACGTTCGCACTCTTCGGGACCATACTCACCTATTATGCTGCAGTAAAGATACTGGGAGAAACAGGAAATGCACTGAACTGGACCTCTCTTATCGAAGTTGCCGACCAGTTCGACCCCACTATAATGAAGCTGGCCTTCATATTCATCCTTATTGGATACGGTACCAAGGCAGGGCTTGCCCCCATGCATACCTGGCTGCCTGATGCCCACAGCGAGGCACCCACTCCCGTCAGTGCCCTGCTCTCAGGCGTGCTGCTCAACTGTGCCATGTACGGTATCATCCGTTTTTATACCATTGCTACGGCTTCCACAGGTGATGCCTTTACCAGCAACCTCCTGATCATATTCGGGCTGTTGTCCCTGGGTATTGCGGTACCGTTCATTATCCTGCAGGAAGATTACAAACGCTTACTGGCGTACAGCAGCGTGGAACATATGGGAATAATAGCCATAGGGATCGGGTTTGGTGGTACGTTCGGCATCCTTGGCGCAATACTTCACATGTTCAATCACGCCATGACAAAATCCCTGATGTTCTTTGCTGTGGGGAATGTCCTGCTAAAGCATGACACAAAAGAGATCAGCAAGGTGAGCGGGATCGTGAAATCAATGCCAGTGACCGGTACGATGCTCATTCTGGGAGGGCTTGCCATCACTGGTTCACCTCCATTCAGTATCTTCATAAGTGAATTTACCATACTTGCATCAGGGTTCTCGCAGGGGCATGTGGTCTCGTCAGTACTGTTATTGTTATTTATTATCATGATATTTGCCGGCTTTTTCAATCATATCAGTAACATGGCATTCGGGATACCAAAAACCGGGATAATAACTGGAGATATGAGCAGATGGACGCTGGGAGCCATGGGAATTTTACTTGTGTTCGTACTGTTCCTGGGAATATATATTCCCACGTTCTTCTATGATATGCTGATGCAAGTGGTCGAGATTGTGGGATGA
- a CDS encoding NADH-quinone oxidoreductase subunit C: MRIYREALRKEFGSTIIEESLNLNEVYLTVEKESLIKMCNCLYYHFGLPLILIFATDERKKTGNFILHYVFSVDSGDSFIILKIHVNETMPQFRSLTPVIPAANWYEREIQDMFGLRPVGHPDPRRLVMFEDWPDGLYPLRKDFDIAAKPPRVEGEYVYRRVEGEGVYEIPVGPVHAGVIEPGHFRFSVAGEPIINLEIRHFYTHKGVEKLFENISIDKGVFLAERVSGDNSVAHAVAFCQAIEKLAGIGVPSRAQYIRTILLELERLYNHLGDIAGIATDVAFAAGAAHANKLKEDVMRLNEVVTGSRLLRGMNAIGGVRRDIGHKKEEILLALTSLDDHFREFIEMLLETSSVLERIETTGRISNDTAKALHVVGPAGRASGIDRDTRRDHPYAAYPNLDFNVPVRNDGDVYARTRIRSHEVFESISIIQQALASLPEGDIDARVKDVPDGYAFGYTEAPRGENLYWVMVRDGRIERCKVRDPSFCNWLSIEYAVLDNIVPDFPIINKSLSLSYSGNDM, translated from the coding sequence ATGAGAATCTATAGAGAAGCATTACGCAAAGAATTTGGCAGCACTATCATTGAAGAGTCCCTGAACCTGAACGAGGTCTATCTCACCGTAGAGAAGGAATCGCTCATTAAGATGTGTAACTGCCTGTACTACCATTTTGGTCTGCCCCTTATCCTCATCTTCGCCACCGACGAGAGGAAAAAGACAGGCAATTTTATCCTGCATTATGTATTTTCCGTTGATTCCGGGGACTCGTTCATTATCCTAAAGATACATGTCAATGAAACTATGCCGCAGTTCCGCTCCCTTACTCCCGTGATCCCGGCAGCCAACTGGTACGAGCGGGAGATACAGGATATGTTCGGACTGCGGCCGGTGGGTCATCCAGACCCGAGGCGCCTGGTCATGTTCGAGGACTGGCCTGATGGATTGTATCCTTTGAGAAAGGATTTTGATATCGCTGCAAAACCGCCACGCGTGGAGGGGGAGTATGTGTACCGCCGTGTGGAAGGCGAGGGCGTCTATGAGATACCGGTGGGGCCCGTGCATGCAGGGGTAATTGAACCCGGACACTTCAGGTTCAGCGTGGCAGGAGAGCCTATCATCAATCTGGAGATACGGCATTTCTATACCCATAAGGGTGTGGAAAAGCTGTTCGAGAATATCTCAATAGATAAAGGGGTATTCCTGGCAGAACGGGTATCCGGTGATAACTCGGTGGCACATGCCGTGGCTTTTTGCCAGGCCATAGAAAAGCTGGCAGGTATCGGGGTCCCGTCCCGTGCGCAATATATCAGGACGATACTGCTGGAGCTTGAACGGCTGTACAATCACCTGGGAGACATTGCAGGGATCGCTACTGATGTGGCCTTTGCAGCCGGTGCAGCTCATGCCAACAAACTGAAAGAAGATGTTATGCGATTGAACGAGGTTGTTACCGGAAGCAGGCTGTTAAGAGGCATGAACGCCATCGGAGGCGTGAGGCGGGATATCGGTCATAAGAAAGAAGAAATCCTGCTTGCACTCACCTCACTGGATGATCATTTCCGGGAGTTTATCGAGATGCTGCTGGAAACATCTTCTGTGCTGGAAAGGATTGAAACCACGGGTCGCATCAGTAATGATACGGCAAAAGCCTTGCATGTGGTTGGTCCGGCAGGACGTGCATCAGGAATAGACAGGGATACAAGGCGGGACCATCCGTATGCAGCGTATCCAAACCTTGATTTCAACGTGCCGGTGCGCAATGACGGGGATGTGTATGCACGGACAAGGATACGCTCTCATGAGGTGTTTGAATCCATCAGTATAATACAGCAGGCACTTGCATCTTTACCGGAAGGTGATATTGATGCCAGGGTAAAGGATGTCCCTGACGGGTATGCATTCGGATATACTGAAGCCCCGAGGGGAGAGAACCTGTACTGGGTGATGGTCAGGGACGGGAGGATCGAACGGTGTAAGGTACGTGACCCCTCATTTTGCAACTGGCTTTCAATTGAATATGCAGTGCTTGATAATATCGTGCCTGACTTTCCCATTATCAACAAGAGCCTGAGCCTGTCCTACTCTGGCAATGATATGTAG
- a CDS encoding universal stress protein has product MTKYEILMATDGSVWGKKAEIAAMKIARSYNIRIAAIYVAVARKDSTREELVAKGEEVLKRVVEIGEEMGVEVHKILVGVSIQRMPKKGQCAESIARAILDAADQYKVHTIVMGSKGESEFDREMGSVALEVVRKARCTVLVAR; this is encoded by the coding sequence ATGACGAAATACGAGATCCTAATGGCGACCGACGGCTCGGTATGGGGCAAGAAAGCTGAGATAGCGGCCATGAAGATAGCCAGGTCCTACAATATTCGTATTGCAGCTATTTACGTAGCCGTGGCAAGGAAGGATTCGACCCGGGAGGAGCTGGTGGCAAAAGGGGAGGAAGTGCTCAAGCGTGTGGTTGAGATCGGGGAAGAGATGGGCGTCGAGGTGCACAAGATCCTGGTGGGGGTCAGCATACAGCGGATGCCGAAGAAAGGGCAATGTGCAGAATCCATTGCCAGGGCCATTCTGGACGCTGCAGACCAGTACAAAGTACATACTATTGTAATGGGCAGCAAGGGTGAGAGTGAGTTCGACCGTGAGATGGGAAGCGTGGCGCTTGAAGTGGTCAGAAAGGCCAGGTGCACTGTACTGGTGGCACGATAA
- a CDS encoding NADH-quinone oxidoreductase subunit H, with protein MLTQIAIIFLQILIILTLAPLLSGIIKKIKAVFQIRKGPGIFQPYFDLAKLMRKDSVVSKEVSWIFHAAPLVSFVAVLTAGLMVPIYITIMPFGFAGDLIAVVYLFALARFFIALASLDAGSAFGGMGGSREMFVAAMVEPALMLSIFAVALNVGSTNLGYIAQTVSMMGFEGLSPYQMLAFVALFVIAIAETGRIPVDNPATHLELTMIHEAMILEYSGRQLAIIELGSMMKQLLVFSLLANIFFPWGIATGWNATAILVSIMVFAIKIVILGAFMAVIETSTAKWRLFRLPELLSFSLMLSFLAIVSFIIVKGG; from the coding sequence ATGTTAACACAAATCGCCATTATTTTTCTCCAGATACTTATCATCCTTACCTTGGCCCCGCTCTTAAGTGGAATTATTAAAAAAATAAAAGCCGTCTTCCAGATACGTAAAGGCCCCGGCATTTTCCAGCCATATTTCGATCTTGCAAAGCTCATGCGCAAAGATTCAGTGGTATCGAAAGAAGTATCCTGGATATTCCATGCAGCACCGCTCGTTTCTTTTGTAGCGGTACTCACAGCGGGTCTTATGGTCCCTATCTATATTACAATAATGCCCTTTGGCTTTGCCGGGGACCTCATCGCAGTCGTCTACTTATTCGCCCTGGCCCGGTTCTTTATTGCCCTGGCGTCGCTGGATGCAGGAAGTGCGTTCGGGGGGATGGGCGGCAGCCGTGAGATGTTCGTGGCTGCAATGGTGGAACCTGCATTGATGCTGTCCATTTTTGCAGTGGCGCTCAATGTCGGCTCAACAAACCTCGGCTACATTGCACAGACCGTGTCGATGATGGGATTTGAAGGTCTGTCCCCATACCAGATGCTGGCATTTGTGGCATTATTTGTCATTGCAATAGCAGAGACCGGACGCATCCCGGTGGATAATCCAGCTACGCATCTTGAACTTACTATGATACACGAGGCCATGATATTGGAATACTCGGGCCGGCAGCTGGCAATAATCGAACTGGGGTCAATGATGAAACAACTGCTGGTCTTCTCTCTCCTTGCGAACATATTTTTCCCCTGGGGAATAGCCACAGGCTGGAATGCAACAGCCATACTTGTGTCCATCATGGTTTTCGCCATAAAGATAGTGATCCTCGGCGCGTTCATGGCCGTGATCGAAACCTCTACTGCAAAATGGAGGTTGTTCAGGCTGCCTGAATTATTATCGTTCTCGCTTATGCTTTCGTTCCTGGCAATTGTTTCGTTCATTATTGTAAAAGGAGGATAA
- the hyfB gene encoding hydrogenase 4 subunit B, with protein MIHDYLFIGLIVFYIAGASSSLILNRNDRLCTYTAFTSAALAAIIGIVFSISVIFGDTYTFDLPSSSFLANGLFIDNLSAFFILVISISVFAVSLYSIGYVREYFGKKNIGYLGFLYNLFIISMILVVSANNAIMFLIVWEVMSIISYFLVVYEHEKQENRKNGIIYLIMTHIGTGFIIMSFLIFAGTSGSFSFDSFRLAGSNMPFMLRDAAFLFALIGFGTKAGIVPLHIWLPYAHPVAPSNVSALMSGVMIKTAIFMLIRVSFDFLGASEPWWGYLVLMAGTVSALLGILYAIMEPDIKKMLAFSSIENIGIILIGIGASMVFLSGGHPGLSSLAAIAALYHLLNHSVFKSLLFMGAGAVIFSTHTKNLEHLGGLIKKMPVSSVLILIGILSISALPPFSGFVSEWLTFQSLLQSFNVHDNFAMITLSVSAAVLALTGALAAYCFIKTFGIGFLALPRSEHAANAIEVNRPMLLGMGILALLSLLLGILPVYVLPVLDRIVRTFTGANSPVVSGSVGTIILPSQISLSPPVLLLLLLVPLLILILILTRAGNQRVYETWGCGQPRSCARQEYTSAAFSKPVQIWFKNLYRPVDETQATYSSSTFIKDSFKFESSIAQLFELYLYNPVISFVQSRSRRVKIIQTGSIHAYLAYIFATLVILFMTVIAGGT; from the coding sequence ATGATACATGATTATTTATTTATTGGACTAATAGTTTTTTATATTGCAGGTGCCTCATCATCACTCATACTGAACAGAAACGATAGACTATGCACGTATACTGCTTTCACCAGTGCTGCTCTTGCAGCCATTATCGGGATTGTGTTTTCGATTTCAGTGATTTTTGGTGACACATACACCTTCGATCTTCCAAGCTCCAGCTTCCTGGCTAATGGCCTTTTTATTGACAACCTATCAGCATTTTTTATTCTCGTAATATCAATATCCGTATTTGCAGTTTCCCTATACTCGATCGGGTATGTCAGGGAATATTTCGGAAAAAAAAATATCGGGTACCTGGGTTTTCTCTATAACCTGTTCATTATTTCAATGATCCTGGTGGTAAGTGCAAATAATGCCATCATGTTCCTGATAGTCTGGGAAGTGATGTCAATAATTTCCTATTTCCTTGTGGTTTATGAACATGAAAAGCAGGAGAACAGGAAAAACGGTATTATCTATTTGATAATGACCCATATCGGTACTGGTTTTATTATCATGTCCTTTCTGATATTTGCCGGGACCAGTGGCAGCTTCAGCTTTGACTCTTTCCGCCTGGCAGGCTCGAATATGCCGTTCATGCTCAGGGATGCAGCCTTCCTGTTTGCCCTTATTGGTTTTGGAACAAAGGCAGGTATCGTCCCCCTTCATATCTGGCTTCCGTATGCCCACCCAGTGGCGCCCAGTAATGTTTCAGCACTCATGTCAGGAGTCATGATCAAGACTGCCATCTTTATGCTTATAAGGGTCAGCTTCGATTTTCTCGGAGCAAGCGAACCATGGTGGGGTTATCTGGTACTTATGGCCGGCACCGTATCAGCTTTGCTGGGCATTTTATATGCCATAATGGAACCTGATATCAAGAAGATGCTTGCATTCAGCAGTATTGAGAATATTGGTATTATCCTGATCGGTATCGGTGCTTCAATGGTCTTTTTGTCTGGCGGTCATCCAGGTCTTTCATCCCTGGCAGCAATTGCCGCCCTTTACCACCTGCTGAACCATTCAGTATTCAAGAGTCTATTGTTCATGGGGGCGGGTGCAGTCATATTTTCAACGCATACAAAAAATCTGGAACATCTGGGCGGACTTATCAAGAAGATGCCGGTTAGCAGCGTCCTTATCCTGATCGGGATATTATCCATTTCAGCATTACCGCCGTTTAGCGGTTTTGTAAGCGAGTGGCTTACATTCCAATCATTGCTCCAGAGTTTCAATGTGCATGATAACTTTGCCATGATCACATTATCGGTCAGTGCAGCAGTGCTGGCATTGACTGGCGCCCTTGCTGCCTATTGTTTCATAAAGACCTTTGGCATAGGATTCCTGGCACTTCCGCGAAGTGAACATGCGGCAAATGCAATTGAAGTAAACAGACCAATGCTTTTGGGAATGGGAATTCTGGCATTATTATCGTTATTACTGGGGATACTGCCCGTATATGTCCTGCCTGTATTGGATAGAATTGTCAGGACATTCACCGGTGCAAACAGCCCCGTAGTATCAGGGTCTGTCGGGACCATTATTCTACCATCCCAGATCTCTCTTTCCCCACCAGTGCTGTTACTGTTGCTGTTAGTGCCTTTATTGATACTGATTCTGATTCTGACACGCGCAGGTAATCAGCGAGTATATGAGACCTGGGGTTGCGGCCAGCCCCGATCCTGTGCGAGACAGGAATATACTTCAGCAGCATTTTCAAAACCGGTTCAGATATGGTTTAAAAACCTCTACAGGCCGGTAGATGAGACCCAGGCAACATATTCCTCATCCACATTTATTAAAGATTCATTCAAATTTGAATCTTCAATAGCGCAATTATTTGAGCTCTATCTCTATAACCCTGTAATCAGCTTCGTCCAGTCAAGGTCAAGAAGGGTCAAGATCATCCAGACAGGCAGTATCCATGCATATCTTGCATATATCTTCGCAACACTTGTTATTCTTTTCATGACCGTGATAGCAGGAGGTACCTGA
- the tnpA gene encoding IS200/IS605 family transposase — MCEWVGDVGMVAEAIMRKTCVKSDIEIIDMAVNPDHVHIFMKYPPKYSVGYISKMIKGRSSRVLRKEFPHLKEWCGDHFWAPNCYHGSVGNGWDVVEKYISAHNSFEHNRR, encoded by the coding sequence ATGTGTGAGTGGGTGGGCGATGTGGGGATGGTGGCTGAGGCGATTATGCGCAAGACCTGTGTCAAGTCGGATATCGAGATCATAGATATGGCGGTCAATCCTGACCATGTCCATATATTTATGAAATATCCTCCAAAATATTCCGTAGGTTATATATCAAAGATGATCAAAGGTAGAAGTAGCAGAGTGCTCAGGAAGGAGTTTCCCCATTTGAAGGAGTGGTGTGGTGACCATTTTTGGGCTCCGAATTGTTACCACGGCTCTGTTGGCAATGGCTGGGATGTGGTTGAGAAATATATCTCAGCACACAATTCATTTGAGCATAACAGGAGATAA
- a CDS encoding 4Fe-4S dicluster domain-containing protein gives MLKILEMTLKTGIQTTKYPQEPDIAPLDFRGKPDLFPDTCTFCGECAAVCPSNVIELREEKGEMVLTLSYCGCIFCGRCEEVCSQDAIKLTQEYEMASRTRDDLLSIIRRNV, from the coding sequence ATGTTAAAAATCCTAGAAATGACCCTGAAAACGGGAATCCAGACCACGAAATATCCACAAGAACCGGATATTGCCCCGCTCGATTTCCGTGGAAAACCGGACCTATTCCCAGATACATGTACCTTTTGCGGGGAATGTGCCGCAGTGTGCCCTTCCAACGTGATAGAACTCAGGGAAGAGAAGGGGGAAATGGTGCTTACTTTGTCATACTGTGGATGTATATTCTGTGGCCGTTGCGAGGAGGTATGTTCTCAAGATGCGATCAAACTTACACAGGAATATGAAATGGCTTCCAGGACAAGGGATGACCTGTTGAGTATAATTCGGAGGAACGTATGA